A window of Castanea sativa cultivar Marrone di Chiusa Pesio chromosome 1, ASM4071231v1 contains these coding sequences:
- the LOC142625084 gene encoding uncharacterized protein LOC142625084: protein MVARMFESQLGKNVEAYIDDMVVMSKLVIEHLSDLGSVFEVLRKLKLRLNASKCSFGISSSIRNRYSTLAYPQGNEQAEAVNKVIVNVLKKRLDEAKGKWVDELPHVLWTYHTTPHYSTRETLFSMNYGSEAVIPLEARLSKSKTSLFDPDKNDRLLQGSLDLIDDRREVAMVQLAHYQQKLK from the exons ATGGTGGCTAGAATGTTTGAGTCCCAACTTGGGAAGAATGTAGAAGCGTATATCGATGACATGGTTGTCATGAGCAAGTTAGTGATTGAACATTTAAGCGATTTGGGAAGCGTGTTTGAGGTACTGAGAAAACTTAAACTACGACTTAATGCTTCGAAATGCTCTTTTGGTATTAGTTCTA GCATCAGAAATAGATACTCAACCCTAGCCTATCCACAAGGGAATGAGCAAGCTGAGGCTGTCAATAAGGTCATAGTTAATGTGTTGAAGAAAAGGTTAGATGAAGCTAAGGGCAAGTGGGTGGACGAGCTCCCACATGTTCTTTGGACGTATCATACTACTCCTCATTACTCAACAAGAGAAACTCTATTTTCCATGAATTATGGTTCTGAGGCAGTCATCCCTTTGGAAGCAAGACTTTCAAAGTCAAAGACGAGCCTATTTGATCCAGACAAGAATGATCGGCTACTTCAAGGAAGTTTGGATTTAATTGATGATAGAAGAGAAGTAGCCATGGTCCAGCTGGCACATTACCAGCAAAAGCTTAAATAG